A window of the Buteo buteo chromosome 8, bButBut1.hap1.1, whole genome shotgun sequence genome harbors these coding sequences:
- the EMG1 gene encoding ribosomal RNA small subunit methyltransferase NEP1 yields the protein MAAPRRPREEEAAAEEASLEAKRPRGQRRLLVVLEGASLETVKVGKTFELLNCDKHKALLLRNGRDPGEVRPDITHQSLLMLMDSPLNRAGLLQVYIHTQKNVLIEVNPQTRIPRTFDRFCGLMVQLLHKLSVRAADGPQKLLKVIKNPVSDHLPVGCMKIGTSFAVPKVSDLRELVPTAEPVAIVVGAFAHGSVNVDYTEKMVSISNYPLSAALTCAKITTAFEEVWGVV from the exons ATGGCGGCGCCCAGGCGGCCTCGTGAAGAGGAGGCGGCAGCTGAAGAGGCTTCGCTGGAGGCGAAGCGGCCCCGCGGGCAGCGGCGGCTCTTGGTGGTGCTGGAGGGGGCGAGTCTGGAGACCGTGAAg GTGGGGAAGACGTTCGAGCTCCTCAACTGCGACAAGCACAAGGCGCTGCTGCTGCGGAACGGCCGGGACCCCGGGGAGGTGCGGCCCGACATCACCCACCAG agtCTCCTGATGCTTATGGACAGCCCACTGAATCGGGCTGGTCTCCTGCAGGTTTATATCCATACCCAGAAGAATGTCCTAATTGAAGTCAATCCCCAAACCAGAATCCCAAGAACTTTTGATCGATTCTGTGGTCTCATGG TTCAGTTGCTGCATAAGCTCAGCGTTCGAGCAGCTGATGGGCCTCAGAAATTGCTGAAG gtGATTAAAAATCCAGTCAGTGATCATCTCCCTGTGGGCTGTATGAAGATAGGTACCTCTTTTGCAGTTCCAAAGGTGTCAGATCTGCGTGAACTGGTTCCTACAGCAGAGCCAGTTGCCATTGTTGTAGGAGCTTTTGCCCACGGTTCG gTTAATGTTGACTATACAGAAAAGATGGTCTCCATCAGCAACTatcccctctctgctgccctgACATGTGCCAAAATTACTACTGCCTTTGAGGAAGTCTGGGGAGTAGTATGA
- the LPCAT3 gene encoding LOW QUALITY PROTEIN: lysophospholipid acyltransferase 5 (The sequence of the model RefSeq protein was modified relative to this genomic sequence to represent the inferred CDS: deleted 1 base in 1 codon) → MGAEGAASGAGAAVLVPLPGSRSDRPAGRPGEKMAVAGSGWGLAQLAEALGSSEQALRLIVSILMGYPFALFQRYFLFQKETYLIHLYNVFTGLSIAYFNFGMQFFHSLLCVLIQFLILRLMGRTITAVFTTFFFQMTYLMAGYYFTATEHYDIKWTMPHCVLTLKLIGLAIDYYDGGKDPEFLTPEQRRFAVRGVPTLLEVSGFSYFYGAFMVGPQFSMTDYQKLARCEMTDVQGQRPNSFVPALKRLSLGLLFLVTYTLSSLYISDEYLISDDYMEKPFWFRCGYILIWGKIILYKYVTCWLVTEGVCILVGLGYNGKDQSGKPLWDACANMKVWLYETTPLFTGTIASFNINTNAWVARYIFKRLKFLGNKLLSQALALFFLAIWHGLHSGYLVCFQMELLIVIVERQVINLVRDSPPLSTLASITALRPIFYVLQQTNHWMFMGYSLVPFCLFTWDKWMKVYRSIYFFGHVLFLTLLLVLPYIRRLVVPRKEKLKKAE, encoded by the exons ATGGGCGCGGAGGGGGCCGCGAGCGGTGCGGGGGCCGCGGTG CTGGTGCCGCTGCCGGGTTCGAGGAGCGaccggccggcggggcggccgggggagAAGATGGCGGTGGCGGGGTCcggctggggcctggcccagcTGGCCGAGGCCCTGGGCTCGTCGGAGCAAGCGCTGCGCCTCATCGTCTCCATCCTGATGG GATATCCTTTTGCCTTGTTCCAGCGCTATTTCCTCTTCCAGAAGGAGACCTACCTCATTCATCTCTACAATGTGTTCACAGGACTCTCAATTGCTTACTTCAATTTTG GGATGCAGTTCTTTCATTCCCTGCTATGTGTCCTAATCCAGTTCCTCATACTGAGACTAATGGGTCGCACAATCACTGCCGTCTTCACCACGTTCTTCTTTCAGATG ACATACCTTATGGCTGGATATTACTTCACAGCCACAGAGCATTATGACATCAAGTGGACAATGCCACATTGTGTCTTGACGCTCAAGTTGATTG GTCTGGCCATCGACTACTATGATGGAGGGAAAGATCCG GAGTTCCTGACCCCTGAGCAGCGGCGATTTGCTGTCCGGGGAGTTCCTACCTTGCTGGAGGTCTCAGGATTCTCCTATTTCTATGGTGCCTTCATGGTGGGGCCTCAGTTCTCCATGACAGACTATCAGAAACTGGCAAGGTGTGAGATGACTGACGTTCAAGGCCAGAGACCCAATAG ttttgtGCCTGCTCTCAAGCGCCTGAGTTTGGGTCTCTTGTTTCTAGTAACCTATACCTTGTCAAGCCTGTACATCTCTGATGAATACCTCATCTCAGATGATTATATG GAGAAGCCTTTCTGGTTCCGTTGTGGTTACATATTGATCTGGGGCAAAATTATACTCTACAAATACGTAACTTGCTGGCTTGTTACG GAAGGTGTCTGCATCCTTGTTGGTCTGGGGTACAATGGGAAGGACCAGAGCGGAAAGCCTCTGTGGGATGCCTGTGCCAACATGAAGGTCTGGCTGTATGAGACAACACCTTTGTTCACAGGGACCATTGCCTCTTTCAACATCAACACCAACGCTTGGGTGGCCCG CTACATCTTCAAGCGTCTGAAGTTCCTGGGTAACAAACTGCTGTCACAGGCACTGGCCCTGTTCTTCCTGGCCATTTGGCACGGGCTGCACTCTGGCTACCTGGTGTGCTTTCAAATGGAGTTGCTTATAGTCATCGTTGAAAGACAG gTCATAAATCTTGTTCGGGACAGTCCTCCCCTAAGTACTCTGGCCTCCATCACTGCCTTGCGGCCCATTTTCTACGTCCTGCAGCAGACTAACCACTGGATGTTTATGGGTTACTCTCTGGTGCCATTTTGCCTTTTCACCTGGGACAAATGGATGAAG GTGTACAGgtctatttatttctttggccACGTGTTGTTCCTCACCTTATTATTGGTGTTGCCTTACATTCGCAGATTAGTTGTGCCAcgaaaagaaaagctaaaaaaagcagaataa